One window from the genome of Rhodopseudomonas sp. P2A-2r encodes:
- a CDS encoding DegQ family serine endoprotease has protein sequence MFPNLRAAATLTLCATLLSAATGGALAQDRRVPVSPNEIRLSYAPIVQRVQPAVVNVYAAKTVQVRNPLMEDPLFRRFFGGGGGPQPEQMQRSLGSGVMVDSSGLVVTNNHVIEGADQVKISLADKREFEAEIVLKDSRTDLAVLRIKDGKEKFPTLDFANSDDLLVGDVVLAIGNPFGVGQTVTHGIVSALARTQVGITDYQFFIQTDAAINPGNSGGALVDMTGKLVGINTAIFSRSGGSQGIGFAIPANMVRVVVASAKSGGKAVKRPWLGARLQSVTPEIAETLGLKAPSGALVASVTPGSPAARAGLKLSDLVVAVDGQKIEDINAFDYRFATRPLGGTAQLEVQRNGKPVTLTVPLETAPDTGRDEVVISGRSPFQGAKVANSSPALADELRLDSSIEGVVVTELADDATAASVGFQKGDIILAVNNQKIAKTSDLQKAVREPSRIWRIVLVRGGQQLNVTLGG, from the coding sequence ATGTTCCCCAATCTTCGCGCTGCTGCGACATTGACCCTTTGTGCCACCCTGCTGTCTGCCGCGACCGGCGGTGCCTTGGCGCAGGACCGCCGCGTTCCCGTCTCGCCGAACGAGATCCGGCTGTCCTATGCGCCGATCGTGCAGCGGGTGCAGCCGGCTGTGGTCAATGTCTACGCCGCCAAGACCGTGCAGGTGCGCAATCCGCTGATGGAAGATCCGCTGTTTCGCCGCTTTTTCGGCGGCGGCGGCGGCCCGCAGCCCGAGCAGATGCAGCGCTCGCTGGGCTCCGGCGTGATGGTCGATTCGTCCGGTCTGGTGGTCACCAACAACCACGTCATCGAGGGCGCCGACCAGGTCAAGATCTCGCTGGCCGACAAGCGCGAATTCGAGGCCGAGATCGTGCTCAAGGACAGCCGCACCGATCTTGCGGTGCTGCGCATCAAGGACGGCAAGGAAAAGTTCCCGACGCTGGACTTCGCCAACTCCGACGACTTGCTGGTCGGCGACGTCGTGCTGGCGATCGGCAATCCGTTCGGCGTCGGACAGACCGTGACCCACGGTATCGTCTCGGCGCTGGCGCGCACCCAGGTCGGGATCACCGACTATCAGTTCTTCATCCAGACCGATGCCGCGATCAATCCCGGCAATTCCGGCGGCGCGCTGGTCGACATGACCGGCAAGCTGGTCGGCATCAACACCGCGATCTTCTCGCGCTCCGGCGGCTCGCAGGGCATCGGCTTCGCCATTCCCGCCAACATGGTGCGCGTCGTGGTTGCTTCCGCCAAGAGCGGCGGCAAGGCCGTGAAGCGGCCGTGGCTCGGCGCGCGGCTGCAATCGGTGACCCCCGAGATTGCCGAAACGCTCGGGCTCAAGGCGCCGAGCGGCGCGCTGGTCGCCAGCGTCACGCCGGGCAGTCCGGCGGCGCGGGCAGGGCTGAAGCTCTCCGATCTCGTTGTCGCGGTGGACGGCCAGAAGATCGAGGACATCAATGCCTTCGATTACCGCTTCGCCACGCGCCCGCTCGGCGGCACCGCGCAGCTCGAGGTCCAGCGCAACGGCAAGCCGGTGACGCTGACGGTTCCCCTGGAAACTGCGCCGGACACCGGCCGTGATGAGGTCGTCATCTCCGGCCGCTCGCCGTTCCAGGGCGCGAAGGTCGCCAACAGCTCGCCGGCGCTCGCCGACGAGCTGCGGCTGGATTCCAGCATCGAAGGCGTGGTGGTGACCGAGCTCGCCGATGACGCCACCGCGGCCAGCGTCGGCTTCCAGAAGGGAGACATCATCCTCGCAGTCAACAACCAGAAGATCGCCAAGACCAGCGACCTGCAGAAGGCGGTACGCGAGCCCAGCCGGATCTGGCGCATCGTGCTGGTCCGCGGCGGCCAGCAGCTCAACGTCACGCTCGGCGGATGA
- a CDS encoding replication-associated recombination protein A, translated as MSPKHPQSTNLFAAAGLEHDAPRPLPERLRPRVLADVVGQDHILGPDGALTRMLETRTLGSLVFWGPPGTGKTTVARLLADATELHFEQISAVFSGVADLKKVFEAARARREMGKGTLLFVDEVHRFNRAQQDSFLPVMEDGTVVLVGATTENPSFELNAALLSRARVLVFQSLDSAAIEKLYAHAEAIEGRKLPLDAEARAVLVRMADGDGRAALTLAEEVWRAARKGETFDAVQLQDILQRRAPIYDKSADGHYNLISALHKSVRGSDPDAALYYLCRMLDAGEDPLFLARRVVRMAVEDIGLADPQALVICNAAKDAYDFLGHPEGELAIAQAVVYIATAPKSNAVYMAYKAATAAAKQGGSLLPPKHILNSPTQLMKSEGYGGGYQYDHDTPEAFSGQDYFPEAMGRQQFYDPPDRGFEREIRKRLDYWARLRAAKNADE; from the coding sequence ATGAGCCCGAAACATCCCCAGTCCACGAATCTGTTCGCCGCCGCCGGCCTCGAGCATGACGCGCCGCGTCCGCTGCCGGAGCGGCTGCGGCCGCGGGTGCTGGCGGATGTCGTCGGCCAGGATCACATCCTCGGCCCCGACGGCGCGCTGACGCGCATGCTGGAGACCCGCACGCTGGGCTCGCTGGTGTTCTGGGGCCCGCCCGGCACCGGCAAGACCACTGTCGCACGCCTGCTGGCCGATGCCACCGAACTGCATTTCGAGCAGATCTCCGCGGTGTTCTCCGGCGTCGCCGATCTCAAGAAGGTGTTCGAGGCCGCGCGCGCCCGCCGCGAGATGGGCAAGGGCACGCTGCTGTTCGTCGACGAGGTGCATCGCTTCAACCGGGCCCAGCAGGATTCGTTTCTGCCTGTCATGGAAGACGGCACCGTGGTGCTGGTCGGCGCCACCACTGAGAACCCGTCCTTCGAGCTCAACGCGGCGCTTTTGTCGCGCGCGCGCGTGCTGGTGTTCCAGTCGCTCGACTCGGCGGCGATCGAAAAGCTCTACGCCCACGCCGAAGCCATCGAAGGCCGGAAGCTGCCGCTCGACGCCGAAGCCCGCGCCGTGCTGGTGCGCATGGCCGACGGCGACGGCCGCGCCGCGCTGACGCTGGCCGAGGAAGTCTGGCGCGCCGCGCGAAAAGGCGAGACCTTCGACGCCGTGCAGTTGCAGGATATCCTGCAACGCCGCGCGCCGATCTACGACAAGTCCGCCGACGGCCACTACAACCTGATCTCGGCGCTGCATAAATCCGTGCGCGGCTCTGATCCCGACGCCGCACTATACTATCTCTGCCGCATGCTCGATGCCGGCGAGGATCCCCTATTCCTGGCGCGTCGCGTGGTGCGCATGGCGGTCGAGGACATCGGCCTCGCCGATCCGCAGGCGCTGGTGATCTGCAACGCCGCTAAGGACGCCTATGATTTTCTCGGTCATCCCGAAGGCGAGCTGGCGATTGCGCAGGCCGTCGTCTACATCGCCACCGCGCCGAAATCCAACGCGGTCTACATGGCCTACAAGGCGGCGACGGCTGCTGCGAAACAGGGCGGCTCGCTGCTGCCGCCGAAACACATCCTGAATTCGCCGACTCAACTGATGAAGTCCGAAGGCTATGGCGGCGGCTATCAATACGACCACGACACGCCGGAAGCCTTCTCCGGCCAGGACTACTTCCCGGAAGCGATGGGCCGCCAGCAATTCTACGACCCGCCCGACCGCGGCTTCGAGCGCGAGATCCGCAAGCGGCTCGACTACTGGGCAAGGCTGCGCGCAGCGAAGAACGCGGACGAGTAG
- a CDS encoding cupin domain-containing protein, with translation MSHTAARISDIGPKPQSFDIESATKANTDYRSVAWSGRYLQVTLMSIPPGGDIGLEAHPETDQFIRLDAGRGRVQMGAAKDKLSFEKDVTDGWCVLVPAGTWHNVTNTGTTPMQVYTVYAPTHHAADKVQATAAVAKADKKDEPPAWSVQPKHGVDKH, from the coding sequence ATGAGCCATACCGCCGCCAGGATTTCAGATATCGGGCCGAAGCCGCAATCGTTCGACATTGAAAGCGCAACCAAGGCCAATACGGACTATCGATCCGTCGCATGGAGCGGGCGCTACTTGCAAGTGACACTCATGTCGATCCCGCCAGGCGGCGACATCGGCCTCGAAGCCCATCCGGAGACCGACCAGTTCATCCGCCTCGACGCGGGCCGCGGCCGCGTGCAGATGGGAGCCGCGAAGGACAAACTCTCCTTTGAAAAGGATGTCACGGACGGCTGGTGCGTGCTGGTGCCGGCCGGCACATGGCACAACGTCACCAACACCGGGACGACGCCCATGCAGGTCTACACGGTCTACGCGCCCACCCACCACGCGGCCGACAAGGTGCAGGCGACGGCGGCGGTGGCCAAGGCCGACAAGAAGGATGAACCGCCGGCATGGTCGGTGCAGCCCAAGCACGGGGTGGACAAGCATTGA
- a CDS encoding RidA family protein encodes MTKRDAVFPPGRQALYDINRYSAAIRSGDLLFVSGQVGSRADGSPEPVFDRQVQLAFDNLAAVLKAAGCTFDDIVDVTSFHTDPATQFDAVNAVRQRAFGEPPYTNWTAVGVNWLAGFDFEIKVIARIPQQPA; translated from the coding sequence ATGACCAAGCGCGACGCCGTTTTTCCGCCGGGCCGGCAGGCCCTCTACGACATCAACCGCTATTCGGCAGCCATTCGCTCCGGCGATCTGCTGTTCGTCTCGGGCCAGGTCGGCAGCCGCGCGGATGGCTCGCCCGAGCCGGTCTTCGACCGGCAGGTCCAGCTCGCCTTCGACAACTTGGCGGCGGTGCTCAAGGCGGCGGGCTGCACGTTCGACGATATTGTGGACGTGACCAGCTTCCACACCGATCCGGCCACGCAGTTCGATGCGGTCAACGCCGTCAGGCAGCGCGCGTTCGGCGAACCGCCGTATACGAACTGGACCGCGGTCGGCGTCAACTGGCTGGCGGGCTTCGATTTCGAGATCAAGGTCATCGCGCGCATTCCGCAGCAGCCGGCGTAG
- the arr gene encoding NAD(+)--rifampin ADP-ribosyltransferase, with amino-acid sequence MSALASMFAQSFFHGTRADLQAGDLIVAGHKSNFTDAKPLSWVYFASTLDAAIWGAELAAGQSPQRIYVVEPTGSIEDDPNLTDKKFPGNPTLSYRSRDPLRIIAEVTNWQGHTVERLRQMKDGLARMKADGTAHIID; translated from the coding sequence ATGTCAGCTCTCGCCAGCATGTTCGCTCAATCGTTTTTCCACGGGACGCGTGCCGATCTGCAAGCCGGTGACCTGATCGTCGCCGGCCACAAGTCAAATTTCACCGATGCCAAACCATTATCCTGGGTTTATTTTGCGAGCACGCTGGACGCGGCGATCTGGGGCGCCGAGCTTGCCGCTGGCCAATCGCCGCAACGCATTTATGTAGTGGAGCCCACCGGATCGATCGAGGATGACCCCAACCTGACCGATAAGAAGTTTCCGGGAAATCCAACGCTGTCCTATCGTTCCCGTGATCCTCTACGGATTATTGCCGAGGTGACAAATTGGCAAGGACACACCGTCGAACGGTTGCGACAGATGAAGGACGGGCTCGCCCGGATGAAAGCGGATGGTACCGCCCACATTATCGACTAG